One segment of Cyprinus carpio isolate SPL01 chromosome A17, ASM1834038v1, whole genome shotgun sequence DNA contains the following:
- the LOC109107241 gene encoding protein ZNF365-like, with amino-acid sequence MQQKVCTRNTALFVKNGQACGAGAPPQLPFRCPRCGEHERFHSLSSLRAHLEYSHPFHTKHDISLHSTRDLSDTQCMDGCKISNSNMHKVRDAGTNTNSTVRGEHKHLFGVDQTPSQQPAEQKLTPPVRSFSVGDAAAGAGPLSAPVASVEKRLEGMMRTANSSMERRLLRLSSELAQTDTAILCERAHSHHLAQEKQEVLERERALSRQVDAAVMVIATMRQQLSVSEHELERREQEVITIQRFLEAAAQHEMCGKVRLRRFIESLLRRISLAERLLEYYQSAPHRHYCTVHSVPLPSELGPHRITESRSSGDHLEQDEEQQLLGQSGWGLSKGSSGRLGYDSWSQRRRSDGYEV; translated from the exons ATGCAGCAGAAAGTGTGCACACGCAACACGGCACTGTTTGTGAAGAACGGTCAGGCGTGTGGAGCCGGAGCCCCTCCTCAACTTCCTTTCCGCTGCCCGCGATGTGGAGAGCATGAACGATTCCACAGTCTTTCTTCTCTCAGAGCGCACCTAGAATACAGCCACCCGTTCCACACTAAACATGACATCAGCCTCCATTCCACGAGGGACCTTTCTGACACACAGTGCATGGACGGCTGCAAAATCTCCAATTCCAACATGCATAAAGTACGTGATGCCGGCACAAATACTAACTCCACTGTGAGAGGAGAGCACAAGCACTTATTCGGCGTGGACCAAACTCCATCGCAGCAGCCCGCAGAGCAAAAGCTCACGCCCCCAGTGAGGAGCTTCAGTGTTGGGGACGCGGCGGCTGGAGCCGGACCCCTCTCGGCTCCTGTGGCCTCAGTGGAGAAGAGGCTGGAGGGGATGATGAGGACAGCCAATAGCAGCATGGAGCGACGTCTGCTGCGGCTGAGCTCAGAGCTGGCACAGACAGACACGGCTATCCTGTGTGAGCGCGCTCACTCGCATCACCTGGCCCAGGAGAAACAGGAAGTGCTGGAGCGAGAGCGGGCGCTCAGCAGACAGGTAGACGCCGCCGTTATGGTAATCGCCACCATGAGGCAACAGCTCAGCGTCTCAGAGCACGAGCTGGAGAGGAGAGAACA GGAGGTTATTACCATCCAGAGGTTTCTGGAAGCGGCAGCACAGCATGAGATGTGTGGGAAGGTTCGCTTGCGACGGTTCATTGAGAGCCTCTTGCGGCGGATTTCCCTGGCCGAGAGACTACTGGAATACTATCAGAGCGCCCCTCACAGGCATTATTGCACGGTTCACTCT GTGCCTCTGCCATCAGAGCTCGGTCCACACAGAATAACAGAAAGCAG GTCTTCAGGAGACCATCTTGAGCAGGATGAAGAGCAGCAGTTACTTGGTCAGTCTGGATGGGGACTGTCTAAAGGTTCTTCTGGGAGACTGGGTTACGACAGCTGGTCCCAGCGGAGGAGGTCAGATGGGTACGAGGTTTAG
- the LOC109107237 gene encoding rhotekin-2 isoform X3, with amino-acid sequence MDPPRDIQRFKRNVAARSTVSSCSSLAMEIKRKKIRESMFFQSEAKDRHKKRCAVVNDTQQIIEDMNLLYIRQISKKLKDCDIQEKLEFEMRMRAGAYKLLVASTKKEQVLDASRSLLTCNARIKAYMSEAQMRKKQQDIRRSSGSPDQIACKGKVAISGLRIPLFWKDTEHFNSKGSAQRVAVFCLMKIGSEIFDTEMVIADPSMTDICFEGVKIFSEVKPDFELTCELYSCGLEEETTLVNTPKKLARKLRSSFGRSSSRKLCPLLDGGDPDTFLQSNPIPVGARYSLLAYTTLGLEQAEGSFQSHSLIILQNVEASSWLPLYGNLCCKLVAQPDCMTQDMMSGYLSQQQSIEGLQRRCKLYCVLKAGQISCYYSPEEIQAKVEPSLIIPINKDTRIRVVGKDHQRTGTRLNLINPGNGDSTSHVFITETPDILQEWLDALWQHIYDQSQWQHTCEKIMEIEVLSPRKPPLFLIKQADSVYNDLSIGSPGKFESLTDIIHNKIEETDGRFLIGQEEDTEPPYWAALFEGSRPMVVQKTVLSPGKESNQSNTSPVTASRIKRRAPPPPPDKLPFVQPTSVLPSQEKENCRGARPRTGRPSLDAKFSAIIQQLQKSHTSTRKNAPLGQIEPCQHPCIPQKRDDESDIPENPGKEDSQAPQPPVPAPRNKLRMSFRDKMNPKAW; translated from the exons ATGGATCCACCGCGGGATATTCAACGTTTTAAACGAAACGTCGCCGCTCGGTCCACGGTATCGTCGTGTTCCTCTCTCGCCATGGAGATTAAGAGGAAGAAAATAAGGGAAAGCATGTTTTTTCAAAGCGAG GCCAAAGACAGACATAAGAAGCGATGCGCAGTTGTGAATGACACGCAGCAGATTATAGAGGACATGAATTTGTTGTACATACGACAGATTTCTAAGAAACTAAAG GACTGTGATATTCAGGAGAAGTTGGAGTTTGAGATGCGGATGAGAGCTGGGGCTTACAAGCTTCTGGTTGCGAGCACTAAAAAAGAGCAGGTGTTGGATGCTTCCAGGAGTCTGTTAACCTGTAACGCCCGAATTAAAGCCTACATGAGTGAAGCCCAGATGAGGAAAAAGCAGCAGGACATTAGAAG atcATCAGGCTCTCCGGATCAAATCGCTTGTAAAGGAAAGGTAGCCATATCTG GCCTACGAATTCCATTGTTTTGGAAAGACACGGAACACTTTAACAGCAAAGGGA GTGCACAGCGTGTTGCAGTCTTCTGTTTGATGAAGATTGGGTCAGAGATTTTTGACACTGAAATGGTGATTGCAGACCCCTCAATGACCGATATTTGCTTTGAAGGTGTCAAAATTTT CTCTGAAGTTAAGCCGGACTTTGAACTGACATGTGAGCTGTATAGCTGTGGACTGGAGGAGGAGACAACCTTAGTCAATACTCCAAAAAAACTGGCCAGGAAACTGCGCTCCTCTTTTGGCAGATCTTCAAGCAGGAAGCTCTGCCCTCTTCTGGATGGAGGAGACCCTGACACTTTCCTCCAGTCCAACCCAATACCAGT AGGTGCACGGTACTCACTGCTGGCATACACCACTCTGGGTTTGGAGCAGGCAGAGGGATCTTTCCAGTCTCATTCTCTTATAATTCTGCAAAATG TGGAGGCTTCGTCATGGCTGCCGTTGTATGGTAACCTGTGCTGTAAGCTGGTGGCACAACCTGACTGCATGACACAAGACATGATGAGCGGATACCTGAGCCAACAG CAAAGCATTGAGGGTTTGCAGCGCCGTTGTAAGCTATACTGTGTGCTGAAGGCTGGACAGATTTCATGCTATTACTCTCCTGAAGAAATCCAAGCAAAAGTGGAGCCCAGCCTCATTATTCCCATTAACAAG gaCACCCGTATTCGTGTGGTAGGAAAGGACCACCAGAGGACTGGCACTAGACTCAACCTGATAAACCCGGGAAATGGAGACTCTACCAGTCATGTGTTCATCACTGAAACCCCTGACATCTTGCAGGAGTGGCTGGATGCCCTCTGGCAGCACATTTATGACCAGA GTCAGTGGCAACATACATGCGAGAAGATCATGGAAATAGAGGTTTTATCACCACGGAAACCCCCGCTCTTTCTCATAAAGCAAGCTGACTCTGTTTATAATGATCTAA GTATCGGGTCCCCTGGGAAATTTGAGAGCTTGACTGACATAATTCACAATAAGATTGAGGAAACTGATGGGCGCTTTCTTATTGGTCAGGAGGAGGACACAGAGCCTCCCTATTGGGCAGCACTGTTTGAAGGATCCCGGCCAATGGTGGTACAAAAAACGGTTCTGTCACCAGGTAAAGAAAGCAATCAGTCTAATACAAGTCCTGTCACAGCCAGCAGAATCAAGAGGAGagcacctccacctcctcctgatAAATTACCATTTGTTCAACCTACCAGTGTATTACCCAGTCAAGAGAAAGAGAACTGTAGAGGGGCAAGGCCTCGGACAGGGCGACCCTCGCTTGATGCTAAATTCTCTGCCATCATTCAGCAGTTACAGAAGAGCCACACATCCACTCGCAAAAATGCACCTCTTGGACAAATCGAGCCCTGTCAGCACCCTTGCATCCCTCAAAAAAGAGATGATGAGTCCGATATACCTGAAAATCCTGGGAAAGAGGACAGTCAGGCCCCTCAGCCACCTGTGCCGGCCCCCAGGAACAAACTGAGGATGTCATTCAGAGATAAGATGAACCCAAAAGCCTGGTGA
- the LOC109107242 gene encoding 2-aminoethanethiol dioxygenase-like — MMPRDNMTSTVQKIARQALTTFRNPSLVGEHNKVFLENLSKLKSLMAEVRAADLKIAPRSTESAPVPSPRVAPPVTYMHIYETDTFSMGVFLLKTGASIPLHDHPGMHGMLKVIYGKVRISCFDRLDKPRDGASGVQFSPPLMPFQRSSLRPSVLRSVGEYTEENSPCVLSPQKDNIHQIDAVDGPTAFLDILSPPYDPDEGRDCHYYKVLHTHSEAVDRKSEAQEPGDLWLMEIPQPSEFWCGGEPYPGPEVSL; from the coding sequence ATGATGCCACGAGACAACATGACTTCCACTGTCCAGAAAATCGCCAGACAGGCCCTCACGACGTTCAGAAACCCCTCGCTTGTCGGAGAACACAATAAAGTGTTTTTGGAAAACCTGAGCAAGCTGAAAAGCCTTATGGCGGAGGTCAGAGCGGCGGACTTGAAGATCGCACCCCGGAGCACCGAGAGCGCCCCGGTGCCGTCTCCGCGCGTCGCGCCTCCCGTTACATACATGCACATCTACGAGACCGACACGTTCAGCATGGGGGTGTTCTTACTAAAAACGGGCGCTTCGATACCGCTGCACGATCATCCGGGAATGCACGGCATGCTGAAAGTGATTTACGGCAAGGTGCGAATCAGCTGTTTCGACAGATTAGATAAACCTCGGGACGGTGCCAGCGGCGTGCAGTTCAGCCCTCCGCTCATGCCCTTCCAGAGGAGCTCTCTTCGGCCCTCGGTGCTGAGGTCGGTGGGGGAATACACGGAGGAGAACAGTCCGTGCGTGCTGTCACCCCAGAAGGACAATATCCACCAGATAGACGCTGTTGACGGACCCACGGCTTTCCTTGACATCTTATCACCGCCGTATGATCCGGATGAAGGGAGAGACTGCcattattataaagttttgcatACACATTCAGAGGCTGTAGATAGAAAGAGTGAAGCCCAGGAACCCGGTGACCTGTGGCTTATGGAGATCCCACAGCCTAGTGAATTCTGGTGTGGGGGTGAACCCTACCCAGGGCCTGAAGTGTCCCTCTGA
- the LOC109107237 gene encoding rhotekin-2 isoform X2 encodes MRMRAGAYKLLVASTKKEQVLDASRSLLTCNARIKAYMSEAQMRKKQQDIRRSSGSPDQIACKGKVAISGLRIPLFWKDTEHFNSKGSAQRVAVFCLMKIGSEIFDTEMVIADPSMTDICFEGVKIFSEVKPDFELTCELYSCGLEEETTLVNTPKKLARKLRSSFGRSSSRKLCPLLDGGDPDTFLQSNPIPVGARYSLLAYTTLGLEQAEGSFQSHSLIILQNVEASSWLPLYGNLCCKLVAQPDCMTQDMMSGYLSQQQSIEGLQRRCKLYCVLKAGQISCYYSPEEIQAKVEPSLIIPINKDTRIRVVGKDHQRTGTRLNLINPGNGDSTSHVFITETPDILQEWLDALWQHIYDQSQWQHTCEKIMEIEVLSPRKPPLFLIKQADSVYNDLSIGSPGKFESLTDIIHNKIEETDGRFLIGQEEDTEPPYWAALFEGSRPMVVQKTVLSPGKESNQSNTSPVTASRIKRRAPPPPPDKLPFVQPTSVLPSQEKENCRGARPRTGRPSLDAKFSAIIQQLQKSHTSTRKNAPLGQIEPCQHPCIPQKRDDESDIPENPGKEDSQAPQPPVPAPRNKLRMSFRDKMNPKAW; translated from the exons ATGCGGATGAGAGCTGGGGCTTACAAGCTTCTGGTTGCGAGCACTAAAAAAGAGCAGGTGTTGGATGCTTCCAGGAGTCTGTTAACCTGTAACGCCCGAATTAAAGCCTACATGAGTGAAGCCCAGATGAGGAAAAAGCAGCAGGACATTAGAAG atcATCAGGCTCTCCGGATCAAATCGCTTGTAAAGGAAAGGTAGCCATATCTG GCCTACGAATTCCATTGTTTTGGAAAGACACGGAACACTTTAACAGCAAAGGGA GTGCACAGCGTGTTGCAGTCTTCTGTTTGATGAAGATTGGGTCAGAGATTTTTGACACTGAAATGGTGATTGCAGACCCCTCAATGACCGATATTTGCTTTGAAGGTGTCAAAATTTT CTCTGAAGTTAAGCCGGACTTTGAACTGACATGTGAGCTGTATAGCTGTGGACTGGAGGAGGAGACAACCTTAGTCAATACTCCAAAAAAACTGGCCAGGAAACTGCGCTCCTCTTTTGGCAGATCTTCAAGCAGGAAGCTCTGCCCTCTTCTGGATGGAGGAGACCCTGACACTTTCCTCCAGTCCAACCCAATACCAGT AGGTGCACGGTACTCACTGCTGGCATACACCACTCTGGGTTTGGAGCAGGCAGAGGGATCTTTCCAGTCTCATTCTCTTATAATTCTGCAAAATG TGGAGGCTTCGTCATGGCTGCCGTTGTATGGTAACCTGTGCTGTAAGCTGGTGGCACAACCTGACTGCATGACACAAGACATGATGAGCGGATACCTGAGCCAACAG CAAAGCATTGAGGGTTTGCAGCGCCGTTGTAAGCTATACTGTGTGCTGAAGGCTGGACAGATTTCATGCTATTACTCTCCTGAAGAAATCCAAGCAAAAGTGGAGCCCAGCCTCATTATTCCCATTAACAAG gaCACCCGTATTCGTGTGGTAGGAAAGGACCACCAGAGGACTGGCACTAGACTCAACCTGATAAACCCGGGAAATGGAGACTCTACCAGTCATGTGTTCATCACTGAAACCCCTGACATCTTGCAGGAGTGGCTGGATGCCCTCTGGCAGCACATTTATGACCAGA GTCAGTGGCAACATACATGCGAGAAGATCATGGAAATAGAGGTTTTATCACCACGGAAACCCCCGCTCTTTCTCATAAAGCAAGCTGACTCTGTTTATAATGATCTAA GTATCGGGTCCCCTGGGAAATTTGAGAGCTTGACTGACATAATTCACAATAAGATTGAGGAAACTGATGGGCGCTTTCTTATTGGTCAGGAGGAGGACACAGAGCCTCCCTATTGGGCAGCACTGTTTGAAGGATCCCGGCCAATGGTGGTACAAAAAACGGTTCTGTCACCAGGTAAAGAAAGCAATCAGTCTAATACAAGTCCTGTCACAGCCAGCAGAATCAAGAGGAGagcacctccacctcctcctgatAAATTACCATTTGTTCAACCTACCAGTGTATTACCCAGTCAAGAGAAAGAGAACTGTAGAGGGGCAAGGCCTCGGACAGGGCGACCCTCGCTTGATGCTAAATTCTCTGCCATCATTCAGCAGTTACAGAAGAGCCACACATCCACTCGCAAAAATGCACCTCTTGGACAAATCGAGCCCTGTCAGCACCCTTGCATCCCTCAAAAAAGAGATGATGAGTCCGATATACCTGAAAATCCTGGGAAAGAGGACAGTCAGGCCCCTCAGCCACCTGTGCCGGCCCCCAGGAACAAACTGAGGATGTCATTCAGAGATAAGATGAACCCAAAAGCCTGGTGA
- the LOC122148199 gene encoding early growth response protein 2b-like: MTATASSRDRINASLNDLTRSYPLDETPASGFSRVDVGVCSASHQFSEPSGGGLSTDSFGVENQGLELTDPSKFSPHSAPIAYTGKISIDAQGSWNQEGIINFVSAGVQDRPPSPGSFSTGSPSAPTDLTPDCSKIGQTLANMEHMYTGPPPYTCSADGYQDPSAYLSTATCPITYATPSYSTPKSTIDGTLFSIIPDYGGFYQTSSSQRDNMAVFQDIKPFSCSFESIRVPPPLTPLNTIRNFTLACPVDGPRPPIDCANPQNVPLRPILRPRKYPNRPCKTPVHERPYPCPAEGCDRRFSRSDELTRHVRIHTGHKPFQCRICMRSFSRSDHLTTHIRTHTGEKPFSCDFCGRKFARSDERRRHTKIHQRQKDKKACEAPHSASADGTAM, translated from the exons atgacagcgacagctAGTAGCAGGGATCGAATTAACGCGTCGCTGAATGATCTGACGCGCAGCTACCCTCTGGATGAGACCCCCGCGTCGGGCTTCTCTCGGGTGGATGTGGGGGTTTGTTCTGCTTCTCACCAGTTCAGTGAGCCGTCGGGAG GTGGCTTGAGCACCGACAGCTTCGGCGTGGAAAACCAGGGCCTTGAACTGACAGACCCGAGCAAGTTTTCACCACACAGCGCGCCCATCGCCTACACAGGCAAGATTTCCATCGACGCTCAGGGAAGCTGGAATCAGGAGGGAATAATCAACTTCGTCAGTGCAGGAGTGCAAGATAGGCCCCCTTCCCCGGGATCATTCTCCACGGGATCCCCCTCAGCTCCCACAGACCTCACTCCGGACTGCTCCAAAATAGGCCAAACTCTTGCCAACATGGAGCATATGTACACAGGCCCACCCCCATACACCTGCAGCGCCGATGGTTACCAGGACCCCTCGGCTTACCTATCGACCGCCACGTGCCCCATTACATACGCCACTCCGTCCTACTCAACCCCAAAGTCAACTATAGACGGGACGCTTTTCTCCATCATTCCCGACTATGGGGGGTTCTatcagaccagcagcagccaaagGGACAACATGGCTGTATTTCAGGACATCAAGCCATTCTCATGCTCTTTTGAGTCCATCAGAGTCCCTCCACCTCTGACTCCTTTGAACACCATAAGAAATTTTACTCTGGCTTGTCCGGTAGATGGGCCGAGGCCGCCTATAGACTGCGCCAATCCGCAGAATGTCCCACTCAGGCCGATACTGCGGCCACGGAAGTACCCGAACAGACCGTGCAAGACGCCGGTCCACGAGCGGCCGTACCCCTGTCCGGCGGAGGGATGCGACCGGAGGTTTTCGCGCTCGGATGAGCTGACGCGCCACGTCCGCATCCACACCGGCCACAAGCCGTTTCAGTGCCGCATCTGCATGCGCAGCTTCAGCCGGAGCGACCACCTCACGACGCACATCCGCACGCACACGGGCGAGAAGCCCTTCTCCTGTGACTTCTGCGGGAGAAAGTTCGCCAGGAGCGACGAGCGAAGGAGGCACACAAAAATCCACCAGAGACAGAAAGATAAAAAGGCGTGTGAGGCTCCTCACAGCGCGAGCGCAGACGGCACAGCGATGTGA
- the LOC109107237 gene encoding rhotekin-2 isoform X1 — translation MDPPRDIQRFKRNVAARSTVSSCSSLAMEIKRKKIRESMFFQSEDCDIQEKLEFEMRMRAGAYKLLVASTKKEQVLDASRSLLTCNARIKAYMSEAQMRKKQQDIRRSSGSPDQIACKGKVAISGLRIPLFWKDTEHFNSKGSAQRVAVFCLMKIGSEIFDTEMVIADPSMTDICFEGVKIFSEVKPDFELTCELYSCGLEEETTLVNTPKKLARKLRSSFGRSSSRKLCPLLDGGDPDTFLQSNPIPVGARYSLLAYTTLGLEQAEGSFQSHSLIILQNVEASSWLPLYGNLCCKLVAQPDCMTQDMMSGYLSQQQSIEGLQRRCKLYCVLKAGQISCYYSPEEIQAKVEPSLIIPINKDTRIRVVGKDHQRTGTRLNLINPGNGDSTSHVFITETPDILQEWLDALWQHIYDQSQWQHTCEKIMEIEVLSPRKPPLFLIKQADSVYNDLSIGSPGKFESLTDIIHNKIEETDGRFLIGQEEDTEPPYWAALFEGSRPMVVQKTVLSPGKESNQSNTSPVTASRIKRRAPPPPPDKLPFVQPTSVLPSQEKENCRGARPRTGRPSLDAKFSAIIQQLQKSHTSTRKNAPLGQIEPCQHPCIPQKRDDESDIPENPGKEDSQAPQPPVPAPRNKLRMSFRDKMNPKAW, via the exons ATGGATCCACCGCGGGATATTCAACGTTTTAAACGAAACGTCGCCGCTCGGTCCACGGTATCGTCGTGTTCCTCTCTCGCCATGGAGATTAAGAGGAAGAAAATAAGGGAAAGCATGTTTTTTCAAAGCGAG GACTGTGATATTCAGGAGAAGTTGGAGTTTGAGATGCGGATGAGAGCTGGGGCTTACAAGCTTCTGGTTGCGAGCACTAAAAAAGAGCAGGTGTTGGATGCTTCCAGGAGTCTGTTAACCTGTAACGCCCGAATTAAAGCCTACATGAGTGAAGCCCAGATGAGGAAAAAGCAGCAGGACATTAGAAG atcATCAGGCTCTCCGGATCAAATCGCTTGTAAAGGAAAGGTAGCCATATCTG GCCTACGAATTCCATTGTTTTGGAAAGACACGGAACACTTTAACAGCAAAGGGA GTGCACAGCGTGTTGCAGTCTTCTGTTTGATGAAGATTGGGTCAGAGATTTTTGACACTGAAATGGTGATTGCAGACCCCTCAATGACCGATATTTGCTTTGAAGGTGTCAAAATTTT CTCTGAAGTTAAGCCGGACTTTGAACTGACATGTGAGCTGTATAGCTGTGGACTGGAGGAGGAGACAACCTTAGTCAATACTCCAAAAAAACTGGCCAGGAAACTGCGCTCCTCTTTTGGCAGATCTTCAAGCAGGAAGCTCTGCCCTCTTCTGGATGGAGGAGACCCTGACACTTTCCTCCAGTCCAACCCAATACCAGT AGGTGCACGGTACTCACTGCTGGCATACACCACTCTGGGTTTGGAGCAGGCAGAGGGATCTTTCCAGTCTCATTCTCTTATAATTCTGCAAAATG TGGAGGCTTCGTCATGGCTGCCGTTGTATGGTAACCTGTGCTGTAAGCTGGTGGCACAACCTGACTGCATGACACAAGACATGATGAGCGGATACCTGAGCCAACAG CAAAGCATTGAGGGTTTGCAGCGCCGTTGTAAGCTATACTGTGTGCTGAAGGCTGGACAGATTTCATGCTATTACTCTCCTGAAGAAATCCAAGCAAAAGTGGAGCCCAGCCTCATTATTCCCATTAACAAG gaCACCCGTATTCGTGTGGTAGGAAAGGACCACCAGAGGACTGGCACTAGACTCAACCTGATAAACCCGGGAAATGGAGACTCTACCAGTCATGTGTTCATCACTGAAACCCCTGACATCTTGCAGGAGTGGCTGGATGCCCTCTGGCAGCACATTTATGACCAGA GTCAGTGGCAACATACATGCGAGAAGATCATGGAAATAGAGGTTTTATCACCACGGAAACCCCCGCTCTTTCTCATAAAGCAAGCTGACTCTGTTTATAATGATCTAA GTATCGGGTCCCCTGGGAAATTTGAGAGCTTGACTGACATAATTCACAATAAGATTGAGGAAACTGATGGGCGCTTTCTTATTGGTCAGGAGGAGGACACAGAGCCTCCCTATTGGGCAGCACTGTTTGAAGGATCCCGGCCAATGGTGGTACAAAAAACGGTTCTGTCACCAGGTAAAGAAAGCAATCAGTCTAATACAAGTCCTGTCACAGCCAGCAGAATCAAGAGGAGagcacctccacctcctcctgatAAATTACCATTTGTTCAACCTACCAGTGTATTACCCAGTCAAGAGAAAGAGAACTGTAGAGGGGCAAGGCCTCGGACAGGGCGACCCTCGCTTGATGCTAAATTCTCTGCCATCATTCAGCAGTTACAGAAGAGCCACACATCCACTCGCAAAAATGCACCTCTTGGACAAATCGAGCCCTGTCAGCACCCTTGCATCCCTCAAAAAAGAGATGATGAGTCCGATATACCTGAAAATCCTGGGAAAGAGGACAGTCAGGCCCCTCAGCCACCTGTGCCGGCCCCCAGGAACAAACTGAGGATGTCATTCAGAGATAAGATGAACCCAAAAGCCTGGTGA